One Scyliorhinus torazame isolate Kashiwa2021f chromosome 28, sScyTor2.1, whole genome shotgun sequence genomic window, ttgccccttcgtgtccaaaggttagatggggttatgggtttgtgtgggagtgggcctagttggATGCTCTTTAAGAggctcaatgcagactcgatgggccaaatgaccttctgcACCTTACGGATTCTATGATAAAGCTGCAGCTGGTGGCCATTTTGCCTTTGAACCATAGAagttgtgggttcgagtcccactcaaGGACCTGAGCAAATCAAACAATACTGATGTTCCAGTACGGTATCAAGGCGGTGTTATCAATTGGataagatattaaaccaaggcccctGCCTCTCAGGCAGATGTAGGAGATCTCATTGTGGGATCCAAGATTTTGACACattggcagtgaaggaacagcgattatagttccaagtcaagggcagcagtggcgcagtgagttagccctgcagcctcacggcgccgaggtcccaggttcggtcccggctctgggtcactgtctgtgttgagtttgcacattctccccgtgtttgcgtgggtttcaccccacaacccaaagatgcgcagggtaggtggattggccacgttaaattgccccttaattggaaaaattgaattgggtactctaaatttatatttaaaaaattagGTCTAAGTCAGAATGCTGTGTGGCTCGGAGGTGAGcaagcaggtgatggtgttccctcgagcctgctgcccttgtccttcgagatggtagaggttgtggcttTGGAAAGCCCAAGGCACATCCGTCAAACTGCCCTCGGCAACTCCTCTGTTACTGAATCAAGTTAGCCGAACACAATTTGCCTTTAACAACTTTGTTTATTAACCCATTTTTTTTCCCAAGTGCCAATCAATGTTTCTGTGGTTTATTGAAAAATTTCTCCATCACTGACATTAGTTGACTGGCCTTTTTGATGACCTCTGTTGGTATGTTAACCATACAACATGTTGTTTCTGTTGCTATGGAAATTATGTAAAAGGTTTGTGCACTTGGATCCCTTATAAGGAGATAGGATTGGGGTACTGTCCCAACTGGATGAGCTCCTATTGGCATTAATGTGGAGAATTATTGGTAAGATAACTATGAAATAAAACAATATACCAAAAAATGTTCCTGCTGTAACAATATGTATTAGTGCCAGCACTGGTAATTGGAGGTTAAAAGACAGCATCTtagttctcttcccacacctactgatgcactaaggcagactttctgTCTGTTCCCATAGCTAGTTATTCCTaggacaggtcgctagtctgttgccagaggcttatagcttgaggggggcCACTCCACACCAAGCATAACTGACCAGTGTCTCTCCTCCTTTTACCGCCTGCCACTGGCGTATTGGAAGGATTTTTCAGGTTGCTTGACCGCATTATCAAATTGGGTGATCGCTTTGGGGAACACCTTCGCTCAATCCGCAatcatgaccccaaccttcctgtcgctTTACCATTTCAATTCaacatcttgctctcatgctcacatttctgtccttggcctatataatgggcagcacggtagccttgtggatagcacaattgcttcacagctccagggtcccaggttcgattccggcttgggtcactgtctgtgcggagtctgcacgttctccccgtgtgtgcgcgggtttcctccgggtgctccggtttcatcccacagtccaaagatgtgcaggttaggtggattggccatgataaattgcccttagtgtccaaaattgcccttagtgttgggtggggttactgggttatggggatagggtggagatgttgaccttgggtagggtgctctttccaagagccggtgcagactcgatgggccgaatggcctccctctgcactgtaaattctatgaaaataatgtTCCAGTAAAACCCAACGAAAGCTGGAGGaaaagcacctcatcttctgatagaCTTTAAAGTCTTTTGGACTCAACTTTAGAGTTCAATAACTTCAAACTATGAACTCTGGCCTCcattttgtttcccccccccccccccccccccaagctgtatCTTATGCACAAATTTTGCTTTCCGACAGCACTGATCTTTATTCCGCTATTAACATCTGCTTTAGTCTTTAATACAtactccaagatgtgcaggttaggtggattggccaagctaagttgcccctgaggttggagttgcaggaatagggtgggggattaggcctaggtagggtggccggtacagacccgatgggccatttTCACATATAGTGATGTGATCTTTAGTTAATTCTGCTACTGTTTACTACCTGAACTGCGGGAAAGAGGGAGAATGAGTGAGTCAGGTAGAgtgcggacagagagagagaatgtattgATTGACTGATGACCTACTCATTTCAGAAACAGTCCAACAGAGGGATGACACACACTGGTGCGAACATGATAAGACGCTCCACAAACGGTTGGATATTGTAGAAAAGGTAACAAAAGCCCATTCCCTGTTTTTGAGTGTAGCAATGCGAGGTTACGGTATGCATAAGAGATGCTACAATGGATGATTGCAGAGAATTTACATTTGTGGTAAATATTCAGCCCAGTTGGTCTACGCTGGAATTTCATGTTCCACAAGAGCCTCCATCCAACCCTTTTTGCCTAATATACCAGCAAAGTGCTGCTGGAAgtttgaaataaaaccagaaaatgctagaaaaaccCAGCGGCTCTGgttgcatctgttgggagagaaaccaAGTTAATGTTTTAcgtatagaattcatagaatcataggctttacagtgcagaaggaggccattcagcccatcgagtctttaccagctcttggaaagagcaccccacttaagcccacacctccaccctatccctgtaacctagtaaccccacctaagtttttggacattaagggcaatttagcatggccaatccaccttagctgcacatctttggacagtgggaggaaaccggagcacccggaggaaacccacgcagacacagggagaacgtgcagactctgcacagacagtgacccaagccgggaatcgaacctggagccgtgaagcactgcgctaccgtgccaccaagTGTCTCGTTTGACtcagcgtctcacccccacaacccagattggttggtggaatggccatgctaaattgacccttttaAAAAAGTTATATATTTCAGGTTGATGGCCTTTTGTCAGAATTAGAAACAGTTAGAGGTTTGGGGAAAGTACAGAGGACATGAGAGGAGAGTAAAGAACAAAAGTGAAGATCTGTGGCATGATGGAAGGCAGGACTAATTAAATGTCAAGGCAAATGGCAATGGGAATTACACCTAGTTATTATttcgggcggcacgtggcgcagtggttagcactgctgccccacaccgccgagggcccgggttcaatcccgaccccaggtcactgtccgtgtggagtttgcacattctccccatgtctgtgtgggtctcacccccataacccaaagatgtgcagggtaggtagattggccatgcaaaattgcccctaaattgtgggggggggggggcggaaagaattggatactctaaatttttttttttaaatctagttATTATTTCATTGCTgtgttgtggaatcttgctgtgcacaaattggctgtcttGTTCCCTACATTCCAGAATTACTTCATTGGCCAGAAAGCACTTTGGggcatcctgagattgtgaaaagcACTGTTATAAATGCAGGATCTTTTCTCTTGTTTATCTATCGCAGATGATGTTTAATTTGATTtctttcttcctctccctctcttgctTACTTCAGAATATAGAACGAACGGTCAACCACTTGGACGCCGAAGTATCTGCCCTGCTCAGATTTATCGAGGCATCAAACCCCCCCCTTCAGCTGGGTGCTCCGACTATGGACATCTTCGAGAATGGTGAATGCAGTTTGTGGAGTAACTCCCTTTCCTTTGATATGAGTGAACTTTGCTCCCGTGGAGCCGAGGGCCGTTAGCGCTGGGAGACGTTCCCATTTCAGGCGCCCAAGGATCAGTATCAAAGCACTGGCAGGTCAGGCGCTACATTGGTTAGCCAGAATCATCTGCCCGCCACTCAGTCTTGATGAATTAGTTTTGCCCCCAAATTTCCGAAGAGTCACACTTTTCCCTTTCACTCATCAGACTTATTGGTTACCCTTATTTGGTTTGTATTTTGGGCCCCGTGTCCACTAGGGGCCGTTTGAATCCAAATTCGTATTTATATGCCTTTTTTATATATTCAAGTAATAGTCTTGTGCAAATGTCAACATCTGAGCTTTTGGCCAAAAAACCCCCTTTTTTTTCATATACCTCTTTGttgaaacaggcgccggaatgtggcgactagaggcttttcacagtaacttcattgaagtctactcgtgacaataagcgattttcatttcatttcattcatttttaaaatgtattcttttTTTTGAGATGGGGGGCGTTGCTGacaaagccaacatttgttgcccatccctaattgcccttgaactgagtggctcgctgggCTATTTCAgatggtcaaccacattgcttgctgaaggtctggagtcacatgtaggccagaccaggcaaggacggcagatttccttccctaaagagcattagtgaaccagatggatttttaaaaagacaatcaatggtagttccatggtcaccattaccgagactagctttcaattacaGATTTTATCAATTtaatttaagttccaccagctgccgtgatggTGTTATGAACCCCCTGGGCCtgcgcacggtcaattccagccccatttgacccagagtcacaacacaagtgaattaaccaataattcttagaaaaatacgcgaagtctttggcccttggctgcccaataattacagtcaccagatttgtaaatgtaaacacaattactgtttatttatgaaatatgcagcaaatacaacttgtTAACTGTTAACTAATACCtaactccccactttaacttgccctcaCCCTCTAtgtgcgcacgcacacacacacacacaggtcataCAAACACAAAGGGgcggaaaggggtaaaaatcataagtaaTGTTTCAGATGATTATTTTTAGCACCGCTTCCTTCGCAGCAGGTTTGTAGGTTAAAGTCTCTGTGTGCAATCTCTACTGGccttctctgtagattcattcattcaggttctcctgTGGTTTAGAAATGCAGTATTCACAGCTTGTCTGGAGAAAGATAGCAGTACAACACTCATGGACTTTCTGGAGAGGGATAGCAGGTCTCGAGTCTTAAATTTTGCAGTGATGGTCTCTCTGCAAGTTCAGAGATACAGCACTCACAGCAGATTttatggagagagaggaggcaCTCTTGCCCCTGGGATGCCAGAATCAAAGCTGAAGCTCCTTatgactctgaaaagcattccactgggataggatcctgtCACCaagcagagtacggccttttgggccaattcattggccaccagtcaatcCGTCAAACCAAGTCCCACGCCATCGCTCTCTCTCATGCCGACAAGTCTGCAGCTTCTGTTTAGACCAGCACAGACTAGCAAAGTGATCTCTCCTGTAACCCCTGGATTCTTCCACTTGAATTAAAGATACTGGTTGCTTGCCTTAAAGaggcatgtccattaatcatccatggatcaaaataagagcagcaaaataaaagaaaggggaaattagggaataaataggaaggactcttacagtggGAATTGTCCTCATGTCTCCAGGTATTGGGGTGGCAtgcggcacagtgcttagcactgggactgcggcgctgaggacctgggttcgaatcccggccctgggtcactggccgtgtggagtttgcacattcttcccatgtctgcgtgggtttcacccctacaacccaaagatgtgcaggtttggtggattggccatgctaaattgcccattaattggaaaaaaacaaatgtCTCCAGGTATTAGCCTGGCCCAGGAACTCTGGATTATTGGTCGAGTGACATTATCACTATGCTACAATCTCCCTTCGCAAATGCTGATTCAATGCAATCCTCCTGCACCAAGGCTGGGCTTGGAGCCGTCAGTGTGACATTTTCCAAAGGCGCGACCCTTCATTTGCCCTGATCCCTGAGCAGCATTGAAATTTCTGGTTCGACACCTGAAGTGCCAAAAACTCCATCCCCAATTTGGGCTGAGTTGGCTGGCCATTGACAGCAGCAACTCCTGCCACACAGGTATGAACCTGTGCACACACGCAGATATATTTATGTGTATATGTACAAGCACAggtatatgtatgtatgtttgtgtgcgCATGTGTAGgtaaaaggtaaggtaaagtcgccatagtcccagataactataggctgcttccccctttgaggggggagagctgactggtggtgatttagcctgagggtcaccacacctcaggcgagggcgaggttgagaaggtggggccttcatgaataacctctgtaGGTTGTGTAGGTACATTTGTGTGCACACACAGGGATACACATTTGTACATGTGTGCACGTGTATAGACATGTCTGTGTGTATTCTTCCGTAAGTACATTTGTGTGAGCACGTACATGCCAATATAAGTGTGTGCGTGTGCATGCATAGATATACAGATATATGAATGTATATGTGCATTCACACGTGTGTGTACCGGTATATGCATGTTAGTTTTTTGGATGGTGGTATGTGCATGCAACATCTGAATGGATATTGGACAAGGGCAAGATCAGGTTGGAATATATTAACAGGATCAAGCCCAACTGTGAGGCGCTCATAGTTAATCAGCCTGCCAATTCTCAGTGCGGTCACATTTTAGGATGAGGTAGCAGAGGGCATTTTGGACGCCGACATCGGTCAGTGCTTTGAAGATAGGAGGGGAGAGGGGAAAAAACTTGACTACAAATCAGTTGTTGACATCTGTCTAACTCCCATTATTTTCACATTCTCCAGATTTGTACTGAGCGTCACGATGCCAGTCTCCATTCTGAAAGGCAGCCACAGAACAATGCGTGTATCAAGGCAACCCATCAGCAAAATGACATTAAAAAAATGCTTGTGTTATTGATTGTAACAGCTATTTCCTGTATTAATGAACACCGTGTCAAGTTCTTTGCATGGGGTTATATTGAACAGACTTGGGGCATATGTTACCACGGTAATATGGGCGCCTCTGAACATTGCAGCCCTAACTGGGCCTAGGTTAGGTTCGGCAGTTTTCCTTATCCTAGTTTGATTTATTCTCTCCTTTTGAAAACCATTGTTATATCAAGGAATTTCTTTTAAAAAGTAATGACTTAGATGAGTTTCTGTTGCACTCGATCAATTTGATACTGGATAGTTTTGTTAGTACCGCATCCCCGGTCAACACCAGACAGATCACCCCGTCGCTCTCATGTGAACAATTTCTGGGAATGGGAAGTCTGTTACTGGGGGATACATTGCGATCTGATGTAGGAATACAAGATATTACAAATTATTTACAGAACAGTAACAAATCATTAGGTGCAACAGATTAACATTGGTGCTTATGTTCCAAGTGGGTCTCCTCACTCCTTTTCAGCAAACCTCATCAATATATCCTCCTATTCCTTGCTCGCCCTCATGTTCTTatctagtttccccccccccccggtcaaacaacaccttgattttaaaattctcatcccttgtttgttttcaaatccatccatgtCCTTGACCCTTCCAATCTCttcaatctcctccagcctcagagcccccagggatatctgtgctcctccaactCTGGACTTTTGAGCGACCCCAATTTTAAGCACTCTAGCATTGGCGGCCGTGCTTTGAGTTGCCGAGGCCTTAAGTTCTGAAATTACCACACTAAGCCTCTGTTTCCTCCTTCGGGACTCTACTCAAACCCTGCCCTTTTAACCAAAAAGTGTTGGGTGACTGTCCTAATACCGCCTCATGCGGCTCCATATTGAACAGACTCAAtgcgccgaatggtctacttctgttccCACGTCTTGTGGTCGAATGTTAAATTTTCTTTTGAGACGTGCTCTTGCGAAACATGCTGGAACCTTTCAACTATATTAAAAACGTTGTATAAATGCTAGTTGTTGTTGTAATAGTGAGATCCACATTCTGGCGAAGAAGTGTCTCTCGCATTCCCTATTGGTTCAATTGATGACGACATT contains:
- the LOC140403657 gene encoding placenta-specific protein 9-like, which codes for MREVWALSATLLLLGLAATETVQQRDDTHWCEHDKTLHKRLDIVEKNIERTVNHLDAEVSALLRFIEASNPPLQLGAPTMDIFENDLY